The genomic DNA CGGTCGAATCTTCTGGATGTCGCAGGCGTCGGCAAGGCAACGCGAAACATTCGACCAAGTGTCTTCGAAACTTTCGATAAAGCGGCGGTCAGGCCGGCCCGCCCCGGCGGATCACCTGCGAGTACCAGTGGGCGCTGGACTTCGGGGTGCGGGCCAGCGTGTCGTAGTCCACGTGGACCATGCCGAAGCGCTTGCCGTAGCCGTAGGCCCATTCGAAGTTGTCCATCAGCGACCACAGGTAGTAGCCGCGGACGTCGGCGCCGGCCTCGATGGCGTCGGCGATCGCGCCGAGGTGGCCCTCGATGTAGCGGATCCGCTCCGGGTCGTGGACGCTGCCGTCGGCGGAGACGACGTCCTCGAACGCGGCGCCGTTCTCGGTGACCAGCAGCGGAAGCCCGTGCTTGCGGTACAGCGAGGTCAGCGAGTCGGACAGGCCGGTCGGGTCGATCGGCCACCCCATGGCGGTGACGTCCTCGTTGGCGAGGTGGAAGGCGACGTCCTCGGCGCCCGGCCAGGGGCTGTGCGTGCTGTCGCCGTGGCCGTCGTGCCGGGGGAGGTCCTTGGCGTTGCCGGCGGAGGAGACCACGGTCGGGTTGTAGTAGTTGAGGCCGAGCAGGTCGATCGGCCGGCTGATCTCGGCGAGGTCGCCGTCGTGGACGAGCTCCTCCCACTTGACGAGGTGCGAGGTGTCGGCGATCAGGTCGGCCGGGTACTCGCCCTCGAACATCGGGCCGGTGAAGATCCGGTTGCCGACGGCCTCGATCCGGCGGGCGGCCTCCAGGTCGTCCGGGTGCCCGCTGAGCGGGCGGACGGCGTGCAGGTTGAGCGAGACGGCGATCCGGGAGCCGGCCGGGAGGGCGGAGCGCAGGGCGCCGACGGCGAGGCCGTGGCCGAGGTTGAGGTGGTGGGCGGCCTTGAGGGCGTCGGCGGGGTTGGTGCGGCCGGGGGCGTGCACGCCGGAGCCGTAGCCGAGGAAGGCGCTGCACCAGGGTTCGTTGAGGGTGGTCCAGGTGGAGACCCGGTCGCCGAGGGCCTCGGCGGCGAGGCCGGCGTACTCGGCGAAGCGGAAGGCGGTCTCGCGGTGGGGCCAGCCGCCGGCGGACTCCAGTTCCTGGGGGAGGTCCCAGTGGTAGAGGGTGGCGACGGGGGCGATGCCGTGGGCGAGCAGTTCGTCGCACAGGGCGCGGTAGAAGTCCAGGCCGCGTTCGACGGCGGGGCCGCGGCCGGTGGGCTGGATCCGGGGCCAGGCGAGCGAGAAGCGGTAGGAGGTGAGGCCGAGGTCGGCCATCATCCGGACGTCCTCGCGGAACCGGTGGTAGTGGTCGACGGCGATGTCGCCGGTGTCGCCGCCGACCACCTTGCCGGGGGTGTGGCTGAAGGTGTCCCAGATCGATGCGGTGCGGCCGTCCTCGGCGACGGCGCCCTCGATCTGGTAGGCGGCGGTGGCCGCGCCCCAGGCGAAGTGCGCGGGGAACGGGCGGCGCGGGGACTGGGGGGAGGGGGACGCGGTGGTCATGGGGGAGGCGCTCCAGGAAGGTGTGCGGAGGTGGCGGAGGGGGCCTGATCAGCCCTTGAGGGCACCCTGCGTGATGCCGCCGACGATCTGCCGGCCGAAGACGGTGAACACCAGCAGCAGCGGTAGGGTGCCGACGAGCGCGCCGGCGGTGATGACCGACCAGTCGGTGGACCAACCGGTGCCCAGCCCGGCCAGGGCGACCTGGACGGTGGGGTTGGTGGCGCCGTTCATCGCGATGATGGGCCACAGGAAGTCGTTCCAGGACTGCACGAAGGCGAGCATTCCCAGTACCGCCATGGCCGGCCGGGCGACCGGGACGACGACGTGCCAGATGACCCGGAGCGAGTTGGCTCCGTCGACCCGGGCGGCCTCCAGCAGTTCGGTGGGCAGGGCCTGGGTGAGGTACTGGCGCATGAAGAACACGCCGAAGGCGGTGACGAGCGTCGGCAGGATCAGGGCGCCGAGCTGGTTGCCCAGCCCGAGGTGCTTCATCAGGATGAACAGCGGGACGATGCTGACCTGGGCGGGAACCGCCATGGTGGCGACCACCAGGGCGAGCAGCGCGCCGCGGCCGGGAAAGCGCAGCTTGGCGAACGCGAAGCCGGCCAGCACGGAGAACGCCACGGTGCTGAGCGCGACGGTACCGGCGACCAGGGTCGAGTTGAGCAGCGCGACGCCCATGCCGCGCGCTCCGGCGTTGTGCCAGACGTAGCCGACGTTGTGGAACAGGTTCCCGCCGGGAAGCAGCGGCGGCGGGGTGGAGATCACCCGGTGGCTGTCGGTGGAGGCCGCGACCAGGGTCCAGTACAGCGGGAACAGGGAGGCGAGCGCGACCAGCACCAGCGTGGTCAGGGCGAGCGGGCCGGCCCGGTGCTGGTCGCCCGCGCCGGAGGCGCGCAGCCGCGGCCGTCGCCCCGCTCGGCGGCGGGTGGCAGGGATGTCGGAGGCGGTGGTCATGGTCCGGTCCTTCCCGCTCACGTGGCGGAGCGCAGGCGGCGGGCGATCAGGGTGTTGGCCAGGCCGACCAGCAGGAGCAGGCCGAACATGATCCAGGCGATGGCGGAGGCGCGGCCGAGCATGCTGCTGTGGAAGCCCTGGTCGTACATGAAGATGCCGAGGGTCTCGTACTGGTGGTCCGCGCCGCCCTGGTGGCCGCTCTGGCCGCCGAAGAGGTAGGGCTCGCCGAAGAGTTGGGTGGCCCCGATGGAGGAGACCACGACGGTGAACAGGATGGTGGGGCGCAGTTCGGGAACGGTGACGTTGCGGAACTGCTGCCAGCGGTTGGCGCCGTCGATGGCGGCGGCCTCGTACAGTTCGCGGGGGATGGCCTGCATCGCGGCGAGGTAGATCAGCGCGTTGTAGCCGGTCCACCGCCAGATGACGATCACCGAGACGGCGATCTGCGAGCTCCACGGTCCGGCCTCCCAGCGGACCGGGCCCGCCCCCACCAGGCCGAGCAGCCAGTTGGCCATGCCGCCCTCGGGGCTGAAGATCAGCGCGAACACCAGGGTGGCGGCGGCCACCGAGGTCGCGTACGGCGCGAGCAGTGCGGTGCGGAAGAAACCGCGGGCCGGGAGCCGGTAGTTGAGCAGGTGCGCGAGGCCGAGCGCGGCCAGCAGCTGCGGGACGGTGGACAGCACGCCGAGGGTGACGGTGTTGCCCAGGGCGTTCCAGAAGTAGTGGCTGGGCGGGC from Kitasatospora terrestris includes the following:
- a CDS encoding GH1 family beta-glucosidase, which encodes MTTASPSPQSPRRPFPAHFAWGAATAAYQIEGAVAEDGRTASIWDTFSHTPGKVVGGDTGDIAVDHYHRFREDVRMMADLGLTSYRFSLAWPRIQPTGRGPAVERGLDFYRALCDELLAHGIAPVATLYHWDLPQELESAGGWPHRETAFRFAEYAGLAAEALGDRVSTWTTLNEPWCSAFLGYGSGVHAPGRTNPADALKAAHHLNLGHGLAVGALRSALPAGSRIAVSLNLHAVRPLSGHPDDLEAARRIEAVGNRIFTGPMFEGEYPADLIADTSHLVKWEELVHDGDLAEISRPIDLLGLNYYNPTVVSSAGNAKDLPRHDGHGDSTHSPWPGAEDVAFHLANEDVTAMGWPIDPTGLSDSLTSLYRKHGLPLLVTENGAAFEDVVSADGSVHDPERIRYIEGHLGAIADAIEAGADVRGYYLWSLMDNFEWAYGYGKRFGMVHVDYDTLARTPKSSAHWYSQVIRRGGPA
- a CDS encoding carbohydrate ABC transporter permease → MTTASDIPATRRRAGRRPRLRASGAGDQHRAGPLALTTLVLVALASLFPLYWTLVAASTDSHRVISTPPPLLPGGNLFHNVGYVWHNAGARGMGVALLNSTLVAGTVALSTVAFSVLAGFAFAKLRFPGRGALLALVVATMAVPAQVSIVPLFILMKHLGLGNQLGALILPTLVTAFGVFFMRQYLTQALPTELLEAARVDGANSLRVIWHVVVPVARPAMAVLGMLAFVQSWNDFLWPIIAMNGATNPTVQVALAGLGTGWSTDWSVITAGALVGTLPLLLVFTVFGRQIVGGITQGALKG
- a CDS encoding carbohydrate ABC transporter permease, with product MATPTRTDRSDPAGPPPTAPQGRREPTALRSRLHRWGHLASPYLFVAPFFLVFAAFGLFPLLYTGWLSLHRVSLYNVDKADWVGLQNYSDLLFGPPSHYFWNALGNTVTLGVLSTVPQLLAALGLAHLLNYRLPARGFFRTALLAPYATSVAAATLVFALIFSPEGGMANWLLGLVGAGPVRWEAGPWSSQIAVSVIVIWRWTGYNALIYLAAMQAIPRELYEAAAIDGANRWQQFRNVTVPELRPTILFTVVVSSIGATQLFGEPYLFGGQSGHQGGADHQYETLGIFMYDQGFHSSMLGRASAIAWIMFGLLLLVGLANTLIARRLRSAT